A genome region from Bacteroidota bacterium includes the following:
- the ptsP gene encoding phosphoenolpyruvate--protein phosphotransferase yields MLRYTGIAANGGIAIGPAYHFNRSLIVAEDRELDPSETDAQVAQFDYAIERAKIEIEKVSALAAQKAGAQASAIFEAQKMMLDDVHVLSTIRHRIRAEHKTAAYVVDSEFSHHQHFLQTSESPLLRERADDVEDIKQRLLRHLIEKQKIVSKLDHPAIVVAEMLTPADTILFARHELLGFATDAGGSTSHVSILSRSLNLPAIVGLRGAAAHIETGDIVIVDGFTGELFVTPDDATLAKYRTKLSESIKEKRARVAAVRRDGSEPPLTTDDKQIVVNMNMELISPEAVDEAAKISRVKGKAVRGLGLVRTEHFLTANDEIPTEEEQTRIYTDLASHFAPAPITIRTFDIGGDKLIGGGFREKNPFLGWRGIRNLLDQPDILTAQLRACLRASAVGKVKLLFPMVTTIDELERTLLYLEAAKADLRSTGEPFDEDIKFGVMIEVPAAALQAAAFAARCDFLSIGSNDLTQYTLAVDRGNEFIAHLFDELHPAVLRLIAMTVKEAHLRKKPVSLCGEMGGKTGALPFIVGLGIDEISVAPNKVEHMSSLIRKLSYRETRALTHRVLSDFQTLPELKRSLYRFLAKRKLQSEFLTEAQIEALTT; encoded by the coding sequence GTGCTTCGATATACCGGAATCGCTGCTAACGGCGGGATCGCCATCGGTCCGGCCTATCACTTCAACCGCTCGTTGATCGTGGCGGAGGATCGCGAGCTCGACCCAAGCGAGACCGACGCGCAGGTCGCGCAGTTCGATTATGCGATCGAACGAGCGAAGATCGAGATCGAGAAAGTCTCGGCGCTCGCAGCACAAAAAGCCGGCGCACAGGCGAGCGCGATCTTCGAGGCACAGAAAATGATGCTCGACGATGTGCATGTGCTCTCGACGATTCGCCACCGTATCCGTGCCGAGCACAAGACGGCCGCCTACGTCGTCGATAGTGAGTTCTCGCATCATCAACACTTTTTGCAAACGAGCGAAAGCCCGCTCTTGCGCGAACGCGCGGACGACGTCGAGGACATCAAACAGCGTCTGCTGCGCCATCTGATCGAGAAACAGAAGATCGTCTCGAAGCTCGATCATCCGGCAATCGTCGTCGCCGAGATGCTGACCCCTGCCGATACGATCCTCTTTGCCAGGCACGAACTGCTCGGCTTTGCGACCGACGCGGGCGGCTCGACGAGCCACGTATCGATCCTCTCGCGCTCGCTGAATCTTCCGGCCATCGTGGGCTTGCGCGGTGCGGCAGCGCATATCGAAACGGGCGACATCGTGATTGTCGACGGCTTCACGGGCGAGCTTTTCGTCACGCCGGACGATGCAACGCTGGCGAAATACCGTACAAAGCTCTCGGAGTCGATCAAGGAAAAACGTGCGCGTGTTGCGGCCGTCCGTCGCGATGGCAGCGAACCGCCGCTGACGACCGACGATAAACAGATCGTCGTGAACATGAACATGGAGCTGATCAGCCCCGAAGCGGTGGACGAAGCGGCAAAGATATCACGAGTGAAAGGAAAGGCGGTGCGAGGGTTGGGCCTCGTCCGCACCGAGCACTTTCTGACGGCGAACGACGAGATCCCGACCGAAGAAGAGCAGACACGCATCTACACGGACCTTGCATCGCATTTCGCACCGGCGCCGATCACGATCCGCACATTCGATATCGGCGGCGATAAGCTTATCGGCGGTGGGTTCCGCGAGAAGAACCCGTTCCTCGGCTGGCGCGGCATCCGGAATCTGCTCGACCAACCGGACATCCTGACGGCCCAGCTTCGCGCCTGCCTGCGCGCATCGGCGGTGGGGAAAGTGAAGTTGCTATTTCCGATGGTCACGACCATCGACGAACTCGAACGAACACTGCTTTATCTCGAAGCGGCGAAAGCCGATCTTCGCTCGACGGGCGAACCGTTCGACGAAGACATCAAATTCGGTGTAATGATCGAAGTACCGGCGGCCGCGTTGCAAGCGGCAGCGTTCGCCGCGAGATGCGATTTCCTTTCGATCGGCTCGAACGACCTGACGCAGTACACGCTCGCCGTGGATCGGGGCAACGAGTTTATCGCGCATCTCTTCGATGAGTTGCATCCGGCGGTGCTTCGCCTGATCGCCATGACCGTCAAAGAAGCGCACTTGCGGAAAAAGCCGGTATCGCTGTGCGGCGAGATGGGCGGGAAGACCGGCGCACTGCCATTTATCGTCGGCCTCGGCATCGACGAGATTTCGGTAGCGCCGAACAAAGTCGAGCACATGTCGTCTCTGATTCGCAAACTAAGCTACCGTGAAACCAGAGCGCTGACGCATCGCGTGCTGTCGGATTTTCAGACCCTCCCCGAGCTTAAGCGCAGCCTCTATCGCTTTTTGGCAAAGCGCAAACTCCAATCGGAATTCCTGACCGAAGCGCAGATCGAAGCGCTTACGACGTAA
- a CDS encoding sugar nucleotide-binding protein encodes MKIVIIGKGQIGSALFDALHTHEITQWAHDIADLSSDALERLSPDVVINAAGRTDLRWCEDHAREAFRSNVEAPLELYLRIQRMKHRPRYLHFSSGCVWDGPYDENGKPFTPASAPTPAAYYSWTKASCDALLLQRDPGGVAILRPRQVFSHNPSPRSTLTKLCAYEGLIDTPNSVSSIEIITKTVRYLLDGVDWTGIWNIYDKGVTTPFTIGKMLAEAGLRKEPKPLTKSELDSFHKPKRVDTVLYDERFERLIKPDDVTSVLHRMIDAYATNIGVTS; translated from the coding sequence ATGAAGATCGTAATTATCGGCAAAGGACAAATCGGCTCGGCGCTCTTCGATGCGCTGCATACGCACGAAATTACCCAGTGGGCTCACGATATTGCGGACCTCTCGAGCGACGCGCTCGAACGGCTCTCGCCAGATGTCGTGATCAACGCGGCGGGCCGCACCGATCTGCGATGGTGCGAGGATCACGCACGAGAAGCATTTCGCTCGAACGTCGAAGCGCCTCTCGAGCTTTATCTGCGCATCCAGCGCATGAAGCATCGTCCGCGCTATTTGCACTTCTCAAGTGGCTGCGTGTGGGATGGCCCCTACGACGAGAACGGCAAGCCGTTCACTCCGGCGTCAGCGCCGACGCCGGCAGCGTATTACTCCTGGACCAAGGCATCGTGCGACGCGCTGCTGCTGCAACGCGACCCAGGCGGTGTGGCGATCTTGCGACCGCGCCAAGTATTTTCGCATAACCCTTCGCCGCGCAGCACGCTTACGAAACTCTGCGCATACGAAGGGCTCATCGATACGCCTAACTCGGTCTCGAGCATCGAGATCATTACCAAGACCGTACGCTACCTCCTCGACGGCGTGGATTGGACGGGCATCTGGAATATCTACGACAAAGGCGTCACGACGCCGTTCACGATCGGAAAGATGCTCGCCGAAGCAGGGTTGCGCAAGGAGCCGAAGCCGCTGACGAAGTCCGAGCTCGACAGCTTCCACAAACCCAAACGAGTGGATACGGTACTCTATGACGAGCGATTCGAACGATTGATCAAGCCCGACGATGTGACGTCTGTGCTGCACCGCATGATCGACGCCTACGCGACGAACATCGGTGTTACGTCGTAA
- the rfbB gene encoding dTDP-glucose 4,6-dehydratase, with translation MNLLITGGAGFIGSNFIRMAVANGHRVVNFDALTYAGRRENLADLESGSHYRFVRGSICDAEAVHSICTCEKFDALVNFAAESHVDRSIHAARVFSDTNVAGVATLLEAARDAGIPTFVQISTDEVYGSLGANGTFSHDSPLDPSSPYSSTKAGADLLALSFFKTWGYDVRITRCTNNYGAYQFPEKFIPTIITRAVRGQQVPVYGDGLQVRDWIYVDDHCRGIFKTIESGKPAGVYLFGGSSERTNLDLSRLILRHVARKMGKDEEALLGLITHVTDRPGHDRRYAMDWSSSERTLGWRPETNFDTGIERTVDWYLEHSAWWSEKL, from the coding sequence ATGAATCTCCTCATTACCGGCGGAGCCGGATTCATCGGGTCGAACTTCATCCGCATGGCGGTGGCGAACGGCCATCGCGTCGTGAACTTCGATGCGCTGACGTATGCCGGTCGTCGCGAAAATCTCGCCGACCTCGAAAGCGGCTCACACTATCGGTTCGTTCGTGGGAGTATCTGCGACGCCGAAGCGGTGCATTCGATCTGTACGTGTGAGAAGTTCGATGCGCTCGTAAACTTCGCGGCCGAAAGCCATGTGGACCGCTCGATCCATGCCGCGCGGGTCTTCAGCGACACGAACGTTGCAGGCGTGGCGACGCTCCTCGAAGCTGCACGCGACGCGGGCATCCCGACCTTCGTGCAGATCTCGACCGACGAAGTCTATGGCAGCCTCGGTGCGAACGGGACGTTCAGCCACGACTCCCCGCTCGATCCGTCAAGCCCGTATTCATCCACCAAGGCCGGTGCCGATCTACTGGCGCTCTCGTTCTTCAAGACGTGGGGATACGACGTGCGCATCACGCGTTGCACGAATAATTACGGCGCGTACCAATTCCCCGAGAAGTTCATCCCGACGATCATCACCCGCGCCGTGCGCGGACAGCAGGTGCCGGTCTATGGCGACGGATTACAAGTCCGCGATTGGATCTACGTCGACGATCACTGCCGCGGCATCTTCAAGACGATCGAATCCGGGAAACCCGCAGGTGTTTATCTATTCGGCGGCTCGAGCGAACGAACCAACCTCGATCTTTCGCGCCTGATCCTGCGCCACGTCGCGCGCAAGATGGGCAAGGACGAGGAAGCGTTGCTCGGCCTCATCACCCACGTGACCGACCGCCCCGGCCACGACCGGCGATACGCGATGGATTGGTCGTCGAGCGAACGCACCCTCGGCTGGCGACCCGAGACCAATTTCGATACCGGCATCGAGCGTACCGTCGATTGGTATCTGGAGCATTCCGCATGGTGGAGCGAAAAACTATGA
- a CDS encoding T9SS type A sorting domain-containing protein translates to MKRNRINVIAIHSSSVLFAYFLLCICAHAQAQVKRGDWRYISLPVDSVKSVLQLSFSDSLHGYVGVQRMTPFLDTILGVAFNLNQRWYRTTDGGRSWEQMSFGSLYPDVFVARTSYSGIGNNMTFWPLLFTPIDGGVVCVPMNSGWGVGTSIIGSEDYGSTWQPRLNGYNTSGCVLVDALDSKRLLMYDPNVSHHALYYSNDGGVTLPSAPTDSIFLRSVYPYDITGRARVHVTGACIDSTHWIIALQPGESRADTLFASGLNIVMSSDAGRSWHFVNHLPKDYQPTFVGDGLGGHDFPGKFQIARTTKEVYFMTGEYCEGEQEYQFARMNHRPGTYCLCGNTSGSLQGISFLYSSDYGASWSENRTFGTRRRAFEAVGNGNVWMTAVEEDSIRDEYRASLMLHSTNNGVTWDTDRYALTVSDYALLDGRILTFTDPDHGWCAAIENNGILRGGLVMMRYEPRVLSSVATERSRAMQTFDFCQIYPNPASDNASFLMPVERKLYGVELYDMFGRKPRYTYRQIDGHSAEIDTHMVPTGLYIARINYDVGWFTENLVVVH, encoded by the coding sequence ATGAAACGGAATCGAATCAATGTTATTGCCATCCATTCCAGTAGCGTTCTGTTCGCTTACTTCTTACTATGCATCTGTGCACATGCACAGGCACAAGTAAAGCGTGGTGACTGGCGTTACATTTCCTTGCCTGTGGATAGTGTCAAGTCTGTCCTACAACTTTCGTTTTCCGATAGTTTGCATGGGTATGTCGGTGTGCAGCGGATGACGCCATTTCTCGACACGATTCTCGGTGTGGCATTTAACCTCAACCAACGGTGGTATAGAACGACGGACGGGGGGCGCAGTTGGGAACAAATGAGTTTCGGTTCGCTATACCCTGATGTCTTTGTTGCGCGGACTAGCTATTCCGGTATTGGAAATAACATGACATTCTGGCCGCTGCTGTTTACCCCCATAGACGGAGGCGTCGTATGCGTCCCAATGAATAGTGGGTGGGGTGTTGGGACTTCGATCATTGGCAGCGAGGACTACGGCTCAACGTGGCAACCGCGACTGAATGGATACAACACGTCGGGTTGTGTTCTTGTGGATGCGCTTGATTCGAAGCGGCTATTGATGTATGATCCAAACGTATCTCACCATGCGTTGTACTATTCGAACGATGGAGGCGTAACGTTGCCTTCGGCACCGACTGACTCGATTTTCCTGAGGTCGGTCTATCCATACGACATCACAGGACGAGCTCGCGTCCATGTTACGGGGGCATGCATTGACAGTACTCATTGGATTATTGCCCTCCAACCGGGGGAAAGTAGGGCCGATACGCTATTCGCAAGCGGACTTAACATCGTTATGAGCTCAGATGCGGGTCGCAGTTGGCATTTCGTCAACCATCTGCCAAAGGATTATCAGCCTACGTTTGTAGGGGATGGGTTGGGTGGCCACGATTTCCCGGGGAAGTTTCAGATTGCTCGAACGACAAAAGAAGTCTATTTCATGACCGGTGAGTACTGCGAAGGAGAGCAGGAATATCAGTTCGCCCGAATGAACCACCGACCCGGTACATATTGCCTCTGTGGTAACACAAGTGGCTCGCTCCAGGGTATCTCCTTCCTCTACTCATCGGACTACGGTGCGAGCTGGAGCGAGAACCGCACATTCGGTACTCGCCGGCGTGCATTCGAGGCTGTTGGCAACGGTAACGTGTGGATGACAGCCGTGGAGGAGGATTCGATTCGCGACGAATATCGAGCTTCGCTGATGTTGCATTCGACCAATAATGGCGTAACTTGGGATACTGACCGCTATGCTCTTACCGTCTCCGATTATGCATTACTCGATGGGCGCATCCTTACATTCACCGATCCGGATCATGGATGGTGCGCTGCAATCGAGAACAACGGGATCCTCCGGGGTGGCCTCGTCATGATGCGATATGAGCCGCGAGTGCTCTCCTCGGTCGCTACCGAACGCTCGCGTGCCATGCAGACGTTCGACTTCTGTCAGATCTACCCCAACCCTGCATCGGACAACGCCTCCTTCCTCATGCCTGTGGAGCGCAAGTTGTACGGTGTGGAATTGTACGACATGTTTGGACGAAAACCGCGATACACATATCGGCAGATCGATGGTCATTCAGCAGAGATTGATACCCACATGGTCCCAACTGGTTTATACATCGCTCGTATCAACTACGACGTCGGCTGGTTCACCGAGAACCTGGTGGTCGTGCATTAA
- a CDS encoding NTP transferase domain-containing protein, translating into MTNNSNCVGIILAGGTGSRLYPCTKVTNKHLLPIGEMPMIFYPLKKLVGAGITDILIVTGTEHMGDFISLLGSGKDFGCRLTYRVQDEAGGIAQALLLAERFANNQPMCVILGDNIFEDSISSTISAFMADPNHAHIILKEVPDAERFGVAVVDGEHITKIIEKPTNPPSHFAVTGIYCYPPDVFEIIKKLRPSSRNELEITDVNNAYVKAGRLKYSSFVGYWSDAGTFPSLAKANELVVRTEPKF; encoded by the coding sequence ATGACGAATAATTCGAATTGTGTCGGTATCATCCTAGCCGGCGGGACGGGCTCCCGGCTGTACCCGTGCACGAAGGTCACGAACAAGCATTTGCTGCCGATCGGCGAAATGCCGATGATCTTCTACCCGCTGAAAAAGCTCGTCGGCGCGGGCATCACCGATATCCTCATCGTCACCGGCACCGAGCACATGGGCGATTTCATCTCGCTGCTCGGCTCCGGCAAGGACTTCGGCTGCAGGCTCACCTACCGCGTGCAGGACGAAGCAGGCGGCATCGCGCAAGCGCTCCTGCTTGCCGAACGCTTCGCGAACAACCAGCCGATGTGCGTCATCCTCGGCGATAACATCTTCGAGGACAGCATCTCCTCGACGATCTCGGCATTTATGGCCGACCCGAACCATGCGCACATCATTCTCAAAGAAGTGCCCGACGCCGAACGCTTTGGCGTGGCCGTCGTCGATGGCGAACACATCACCAAGATCATCGAAAAACCCACGAACCCGCCGTCGCATTTTGCGGTCACGGGTATTTACTGCTATCCGCCCGACGTGTTTGAGATTATCAAAAAGCTCCGCCCGTCGTCGCGCAACGAGCTCGAGATCACCGACGTGAATAATGCATACGTCAAAGCCGGTCGCCTGAAGTATTCATCCTTCGTGGGCTACTGGAGCGACGCCGGCACCTTCCCTTCGCTCGCAAAAGCCAACGAGCTGGTCGTTCGCACCGAACCTAAGTTCTAA